The DNA sequence TGCAGGGCGACCTGATTGGCCATCGAACCGGTCGGAGCGAACAGCGCCGCCTCGTGGCCGAACATCGCGGCGACCTCGGACTCCAACGCGTTGACCGTCGGGTCCTCGCCGTACACGTCGTCGCCGACCTCGGCCGCGGCCATCGCCGCCCGCATCCCCGGCGTCGGCCGGGTGACGGTGTCCGACCGCAGGTCGACCACCGGCCGGACGGCGCTGCCGGACGGGGTCGGCTCAGCCACGGAGCATCTCCGCGACCAGGAAGGCCAGCTCCAGGGACTGCTGGGTGTTGAGCCGCGGGTCGCAGGCGGTCTCGTACCGGTCCGGCAGGTGGATGTCCTCGATCGCCTGGGCGCCGCCGAGGCACTCGGTGACGTCCTCGCCGGTCAGCTCAACGTGCAGACCACCGGGGTGGGTCTGCAGACCCCGGTGCACCTCGAAGTAGCCGAGCACCTCGTCGACGATGCGGTCGAAGTGGCGGGTCTTGTAGCCGTTGGACGACTCGTGGGTGTTGCCGTGCATCGGGTCGCACTGCCACACCACCCGGGCGCCAGCGGCGGTGACCTTCTCGACGATCGGCGGCAGCGCGTCGCGGACCTTGTGGTTGCCCATCCGGCTGATCAGCGTGAGCCGGCCGGGAATGTTGTCCGGGTTGAGCTTCTCGCACAGCTCGAGGGCCTGCTCGGGACTGGTGCCGGGGCCGAGCTTGACGCCGATCGGGTTGGCGATGCGGGAGATGAAGTCGATGTGCGCGCCGTCAATCTGCCGGGTCCGCTCGCCTACCCACAGGAAGTGTCCGGACAGTCCGTAGGGGCGGTCGCCGGAGATCCGGGTCAACGCCCGGTCGTACTCCAGCGCGAGCGCCTCGTGTGAGCAGTAGAGGGTGACGGTCCGCAACGCCTCGTCGTCGGTCATCCCGCAGGCCTGGATGAACGCCAGCGCCCGGTCGATCTCCCGGGCGATCGCCTCGTAGCGTTCGCCGGCCGGGGACCGCTTGACGAAGCCCTTGTTCCAGTCGTGCACCGCGTGCAGGTCGGCCAGCCCACCGGCGAGGTAGGCGCGGAGCATGTTCATCGCGGCGGCGGAGTTGGCGTACGCCCGGATCATCCGCTGCGGGTCGGCGACCCGGGCCTGCGCCGTGGTGTCCAGCGAGTTGATCATGTCGCCGCGGTACGCGGGCAACCCGAGCGCGTCGGTCGGCGACGAGCGGGGCTTGGTGTACTGACCGGCGACCCGGGCCACCTTGACCACCGGTAGCGACGCGCCGTACGTCAGCACCACCGCCATCTGCAGGATGGTGCGGGCGTTGGCCAGCAGATGGCTCTCGGTGTTGTCGGTGAAGGTCTCGGCGCAGTCGCCGCCCTGCAGCAGGAAGGCCTTGCCGTCACAGACCAGCGCCAGCCGCTCCCGCAACTGGTCGACCTCGTACGGGGCGACCACCGACGGGACGTTGCCCAGCACCTGGCACACCTCGTCGACCGCGGCCGGATCCGGCCAGGGCGGTGTCTGTGCCCGGGGCAGGCCGCGCCACCGGTCCAGCCCGAACGCCTCGTCCTCGACCGAGTCGGCGGCGGGACGGCTGGTCTGCAGGCTCGGGTGCCCGACCGACGGATAGCTCAACTGATGCCATTCTTGGCCCATGGCCAAAAGCCTAGTCCGGCGGCGCGGCGGCGGACCCGCCGGCCGGGGCGGTACCCGGCGCACCTGCCGGAGCGGCATCGACGTCGACGTCGACGTCACCTGGACCGGTGTCGCCGGGCTGGTCTGGCGTCGCGGTCTCATCGTGGATGCACCAGCCGCCGTCGCCGCTGCCGGCCGGCGTCACGGTGAACACGAGACTGACCCGGAGCGTCTCCGACCCGGCCCGGAGCGTGGTGGATCCGACGGCAGCGGTGACGGTGGCGGTGACCTCGTGGCCGACCGGGACCGGCCGGGAGGCCACGATCTCCGCCCGCTCCACCATCAACGACTCGGCGAAGTCGCCGTTGGGGCCGGTGGCGCTCGCGTCGAAGATCTCCTGCGTCGCGGCGCAGAGCTGGGCGCGCCCTTTGTCGAGGTCCTTGGCGACCATCGCGTCGAGGTAGTCCTGCACCAGCCGCCGGGACTCTTCGGCACCGACGGGCACGTCCGTCCCGGTCGGTCCCGGTTGTGGTTGCGGGCTGACGGTGCAGCCGGTGGCCGTCGATGTCAGCAGGGCCAGGGCGCCGACGGCCATGCCGCGGGCTGGTAGCGCCCGGGTCCGCATCCGCAGCGCGCTGGTCCGCATCCCGTTCCTCCCGTACCGCTGGCCGCCGTCGCCGCAGGCCACCACCAGCCGCCGAGTCTACGACCGGGCTGGCAGTAACTGATCCGTCGAGGGATTGACATGCCGTCGACACAGTCGTAGCTTCCTTGTCGAATCGCTTCGTCGAAGCGTTTCGACAACCGAATTCGTCTCCCCCTCCACCGATCAGCCGCGTTCGAGACCCCGCCGTCAGCGGGCAGCCTCACCGCGGTCCGTGACCTTCACCCGACCCCTGTCCCCGTGGCGGCGCCTGCACCGCGCCGCCCCTGCGGCACACCCGCGAGGAGGCTGGAAGTGTTCCGTCAACCGAGAACAAGCACCCGCACCCTGATAGCCGCCGTACTCACCGCCACCGCCCTGACCCTGTCGGCCTGCGGCGCCGATGCCGACGACAGCGGCGACGGCAGCACCCTGCGCCTGTGGCACTACGAAGGCGCCAACAGCGCCATGGGCATCGCCTGGGCCGAAGCC is a window from the Solwaraspora sp. WMMD792 genome containing:
- a CDS encoding 3-deoxy-7-phosphoheptulonate synthase class II, giving the protein MGQEWHQLSYPSVGHPSLQTSRPAADSVEDEAFGLDRWRGLPRAQTPPWPDPAAVDEVCQVLGNVPSVVAPYEVDQLRERLALVCDGKAFLLQGGDCAETFTDNTESHLLANARTILQMAVVLTYGASLPVVKVARVAGQYTKPRSSPTDALGLPAYRGDMINSLDTTAQARVADPQRMIRAYANSAAAMNMLRAYLAGGLADLHAVHDWNKGFVKRSPAGERYEAIAREIDRALAFIQACGMTDDEALRTVTLYCSHEALALEYDRALTRISGDRPYGLSGHFLWVGERTRQIDGAHIDFISRIANPIGVKLGPGTSPEQALELCEKLNPDNIPGRLTLISRMGNHKVRDALPPIVEKVTAAGARVVWQCDPMHGNTHESSNGYKTRHFDRIVDEVLGYFEVHRGLQTHPGGLHVELTGEDVTECLGGAQAIEDIHLPDRYETACDPRLNTQQSLELAFLVAEMLRG